In bacterium, the sequence GCGGTAATCCGGGTTCATCGCGAGCAGGGCCCGCGAGATGCCGTGGCGCAGGGCGCCGGCTTGGCCGGAGAGGCCGCCGCCGGTGAGGGTGGCGTTGACGTTGAACTTGTTGAGGTTGCCGGTCACCTCGAAGGGCTGCAGGATCACCATGCGGCTGGTGGCGCGGCCGAAGTAGTTTTCGAGGCCGTCGCGGCCGTTGATGACGAATTGGCCGTCGCCCGGGCTTAAGATGATGCGGGCGGCTGAGCTCTTGCGTTTTCCGGTTCCGTTGAATTTCTTGGTCGTGGCCATTCGGCGAATCCTATCTAAAAAAAATTAGGAGCGATACTGGCGATTGCGCAGCGCCAACACTTCAGGGGTTTGAGACGCGTGGGGATGAGCCTCGCCGGCATAAATCTTGAGCTTCTTGAGCTGTTTCTTGCCGAGGAAGGTCTTGGGCAGCATGCCCTTGACCGCACGGTAGATGAGGTCCTCGGGATGACGCTCGAGCAGCTTCTCGGCGGTGTACTCCTTCAAGCCTCCGATGTATTCGGAGTGATGGTAGTACATCTTTTCCTTCATCTTGTTGCCGGTCAGGCGGATGTCGCGGGCATTGATCGCGACGACGAAGTCACCGGTATCCTGGTGCGGGGTGAAGTTGGCCTTGGTCTTTCCGCGGAGGATCATGGCGATCTGGCTGGCGGCGCGGCCCAAAACCTGACCCTTCAGGTCGATCAGGACCCACTTGCGGGGGGTCTTTTCTTTAATGAAACTCTTGGTCAGGCCCATATAAAAACCTAATGCTTTCGGGTTGATAACAACGATCTCTTAAAAAAGAGGCCGGATACTAGCCACACGCTAAATCCAAAGTCAATGACAAATAAAATCAGGCTAAGTGGGCATAAACTTTTGACTTTTAAGGATTTTTGGCGCGGATTAGGATGTGCCGAATGGGTGCCATCTGGGCTAAAATCAATCTCGCCTTCACCTTCCTGAAGCACATGATCCGGAAGCCTTTTCACCGCACCGGCTACCGGCTTTTCATGGAGAATTACCGGGCCGACCGGCTGCTGCCGCTCAGCTCGGTCGACAAGGACTGGCTGCTGCGCTTCTCGCGCTGCTTCAACTGCGGCCTTTGCGACTCGGCCTGCCCGGCGATGCTGACCGTTCCGCGGGAGGAATTTCCGGGACCGAGCTACCTGGTGACGACCTTGACCCGCTCGACTCCCGATTTTTGGGCGGCCCGGATCGACTTCAGCCTCTGCGAGGGTTGCCGGCGCTGCGAAGAGGTCTGCCCCAATGAAGTTCCGGTCAAAGAAGCCTTGGAGTTCATCGAGGCCAAGACGGTCAAGAGGAACGCCTCATGAAATTGGCTCCGGCCCCTGAAAAATTGACCCGTGACCTGGGAAAGCTCTTGCGGCCCGATCAAGTCAGCGCGGCCGATTCCCACCGGCTCAGCTATGGCCGCGACTCCAACAGCAAAGCGATGCTCTGGGTGCGGCAGAACGAGGTTAAGTTTCCGCCCTGGGCGGTGGTGTGGCCCGAGACCAGCCGGGAGGTCGCCGAAGTCGCGGCCTTCGCCAATGAGCGCGGCGTGCCGCTGATTCCCTTCGGCGGCGGCTCTGGCGTCTGCGGCGGCACTTGGGCCCTGCGCGGCGGCATCGCTCTCGACATGAAGCGGATGAGCCGGCTGCTGAAGGTGAACACCCAGGCGATGGAAAT encodes:
- a CDS encoding 4Fe-4S dicluster domain-containing protein, which codes for MGAIWAKINLAFTFLKHMIRKPFHRTGYRLFMENYRADRLLPLSSVDKDWLLRFSRCFNCGLCDSACPAMLTVPREEFPGPSYLVTTLTRSTPDFWAARIDFSLCEGCRRCEEVCPNEVPVKEALEFIEAKTVKRNAS
- the rplM gene encoding 50S ribosomal protein L13 is translated as MGLTKSFIKEKTPRKWVLIDLKGQVLGRAASQIAMILRGKTKANFTPHQDTGDFVVAINARDIRLTGNKMKEKMYYHHSEYIGGLKEYTAEKLLERHPEDLIYRAVKGMLPKTFLGKKQLKKLKIYAGEAHPHASQTPEVLALRNRQYRS
- the rpsI gene encoding 30S ribosomal protein S9, with translation MATTKKFNGTGKRKSSAARIILSPGDGQFVINGRDGLENYFGRATSRMVILQPFEVTGNLNKFNVNATLTGGGLSGQAGALRHGISRALLAMNPDYRKPLRKAGFLTRDARVKERKKYGLRGARKRTQYSKR